TAAGCAGGTGCATTCGCTGGTTATAAAAGCTGGGTTTTTGGTTGCTTCATCTGTTGTGAATGCCTTAATTACAATGTATTTCAATTGCCAAGTTGTTTGTGAAGCCTGTCTGGTGTTTGAAGAAGCTGATGTCGCTGTTCGTGATCAGGTCACTTTTAATGTGGTTATTGATGGTTTGGCTGGTTTCAAAAGAGAAGAGTCTTTTTCAGTGTTTAGACAAATGCTAGAAGCTGGTCTTAGACCAACTGATCTAAGCTTTGTTAGCGTGATGAGTTCGTGTTCATGTCTGGCTATGGGACACCAAGTACATGGATTAGCCATCAAAACAGGGTATCAAGATTATACTTTGGTTAACAATGCCACTATgacaatgtcttcttcttttgaggATTTTGCTGCTGTTCATAAAGTTTTCGAGTCATTGGAAGAGAAAGATTTGGTTACTTGGAATACAATGATCTCTAGTTATAACCAAGCGAAGTTGAGGGAGTCTGCAATGTCTGTATACAAACGAATGCAGAGAATAGGAGTTAAACCGGATGAGTTTACTTTCGGAAGTCTTTTAGCAACCTCTCTAGATTTAGATGCCCTGGAGATGGTTCAAGCCTGTATAACCAAGTTCGGTCTTAGTTCGAAGATTGAAATTTCCAATGCTTTGATATCTGCCTACTCCAAGAATGGACAGATAGAAAAAGCTGACCTAATATTTGAAAGATCGTCGCAGAAGAATCTAATCTCCTGGAACGCGATAATCTCAGGGTTTTACCATAACGGGTTGCCCTTTGAAGGGTTGGAAAGGTTCTTGTGCTTGCTAGAGTCAGAGGTCCGGATCCTACCTGATGCTTATACTTTAAGTACCCTTTTGAGCATTTGCGTAAGCATTTCATCTTTAATGCTCGGAAGTCAAACACACGCTTACGTCCTTAGACACGGCCAATTCAAGGAGACGACATTGATAGGTAATGGCCTTATAAACATGTACTCTCAATGTGGGACTATACAAAAATCTCTTGAAGTGTTCAACCAGATGTCTGAAAACGACATTGTGTCGTGGAACTCTCTGATCTCTGCATACGCTAGACACGGGGAAGGGGAGAGCGCGGTTTTAACATACAAAGCCATGCGAGATGAAGGCGAGGTAGATCCCGATGCAGCCACATTCACAGCGGCTCTCTCTGCTTGCAGCCACTCCCGTTTAGTAGAAGAGGGACTCGAGATTTTCAACTCAATGGTGGAATGTCACGGTCTGATAGTACCAAATGTGGATCATTTTTCGTGCTTAGTTGACCTTCTTGGTAGAGCTGGTCACCTCGATGAAGCGGAAAGCTTGGTAAAGATCAGCGAGAAGAGCATCGGGTCTCGTGTAGATGTGTGGTGGGCATTGTTTAGTGCTTGTGCTGCTCATGGAGATTTGAAGCTGGGGAAGATGGTTGCCAAGTTACtaatggagaaagagaagaatgatCCATCGGTTTATGTCCAACTGTCGAATATTTACGCAGGAGCTGGTTTGTGGAAAGAAGCACAAGAGACTAGAGAAGCTATGAACTCAATAGGAGCTATGAAGCAACGTGCTTGCAGCTGGATGAGATTGTAATCGAATAAACTTAAGTTTTAACCGGTCGACCCggtttattcaaattttcttacaaaacttTATAGAAagataattcaaattttttaaaaaagcataaTCATGAGTCTCTTCTTGTAGAGTGGGGAGGGataatgatgaatgatgatgatcatctcGTATCCTAAAGTAgttattgtattatttttttatctatagaATACAAAACACACCGTTTCATCTATTACTGAGTACACTGACACAACGTACTGGCATCAAGGAACCCAAAATCAGTATTTTGGTCCACTTGTTCGTCTctcaacaaaccaaaaaaaaaaaaaaatcccgcACTATCCGTTAGTACCAATAATACACAAGACCTTtccattattatttcaaaacatATCTCAATTTAACTAAACTAATTCATTATTCTATTTCTTCTGCTTCACCTTCCCATTAAGAATATTCTCATTCCTtaaaatataactcaaaaacataaaataaaaaacaaaaagtactCTGTCAGTCTCACatagtttgatgttttaaaGATTATTCTCTCAGTCTCACATAgtttgatgttttagagaataatCTTTGTCCCTCAAAGATTGATGttctgaatatttttaataaatttttgttttaataattattgatgTTGTAGAATGTATGGAGTGGGAAAGTGAGAAAGTGAAAAAgtatcagaaaaataaatcatagaaagtcataaataaaataaaaaaatcatcagcaaacaaaattaatcatatattcccCTTGTCTTAAATGTGTgtataaaatcctaaacatgagacagagggagtatatagtaaacgaaaaataaaataaaactcaacaaatgaaaaatgtttttagtaATCTTGGCCGTAAGTAAATAGTAATTAGTTTAGTAATCAGGCATAGATTGACTAATCTTACCTTCTTCCtcaaccatcttcttctcagTAATCCTCAGCCATAAACAAACACCAGTAAAACTAATCATCAAACTCGCCACGCCACTCCCTAACCCAATCCCAACGATGGCCATCACAGACAAGCCTCtacttttcatcatcatctcctgcAACGGGTAACCGTACAGTCCCTTGTTCCCTACGAACGAGCTCGCGTTAAACCTAGGGAAGCTCCCGGTTCGGTTCGACAGGTACGTCGGGATCTGACCGGAGAGTTTGTTGTTCGAAACGTCGAACGCGGACAGCCTCGCTAACAAACCTAGCTGCTGAGGAATCGAACCGGAGAGCTGGTTGTCGTGGAGATCGATCACGTTTAAGTAAGCGCAGAGAGCGAGCTGCGGCGTGATTTCGCCGGAGAGTTGGTTTGACGAGAGGTTAAGGACGGCGAGGTTGACGAGGTACTGAATCTCCGGCGGGATAACGCCGGAGATCTGGTTTGAGGATAGATCTAAGGACTGGAGGTTTGTGCAGTtggagagaaagggagagatgGTGCCGCGGAGGGAGAGGTTGGTTAGGGAGAGTTTGTAGATTCTTCCGTTGTTGCAGGTAGCTCCGGGGAGGTATGAGGTGAAGCCGGAGCATGGGTTTGTGAAGACGGAGTTCGTCCAGTTACGGAGGTTGCTCGCCGGGTCTTGTAAGCTTTCACGGAGGTTTTTTAAACACGCCTCGTCGTTTGGATCGGCTGTTGTTGGACGTTGTGCCGTTTCTAATGTTAGTAGGATGAGAAAGAGTAACCGGTAGCTAAACCGGTGACTCCTCGCCATTGATTTTTTCAGAGAGGTTTCgaaaaggttgaagaagaagaaaatggaactTTCATGTGAGTGGTGAGGTTAGTGtgttcaacccaaaaaaaaaaaacggttacAGAAGAAATTTGTAATTGGTAGGGGCGTGTTTTAGCAGAGTAGTGAGGTATTATGCGTAGGATAAGACTTTGATTGTGTTTGGATCTGGCTGGGTGTGAATTATAATAACTTCAGCTGTTTTGAACTTTGATTATTGTATAAATTGTGTATAACCAACAACAGTCATGATTAGATCTTAATCATGCCATCCATTTTCTTTTAGTAAGGAGATCAACTGACAATAATATGTCATGAGTTTTAGAATTGTTCTTTGGTCTTCTTATTAGAAAAGTCACtagtacttcttttttttgttaaaagaataataatattgcAGTGGACAGTATGTGCATCTTTATATAGTGTGACAGATTCAACTTTTTTGAATAAAGTGAATTAAAATGGTTTTAGAAAGAAAATNTAGTAATCTTGGCCGTAAGTAAATAGTAATTAGTTTAGTAATCAGGCATAGATTGACTAATCTTACCTTCTTCCtcaaccatcttcttctcagTAATCCTCAGCCATAAACAAACACCAGTAAAACTAATCATCAAACTCGCCACGCCACTCCCTAACCCAATCCCAACGATGGCCATCACAGACAAGCCTCtacttttcatcatcatctcctgcAACGGGTAACCGTACAGTCCCTTGTTCCCTACGAACGAGCTCGCGTTAAACCTAGGGAAGCTCCCGGTTCGGTTCGACAGGTACGTCGGGATCTGACCGGAGAGTTTGTTGTTCGAAACGTCGAACGCGGACAGCCTCGCTAACAAACCTAGCTGCTGAGGAATCGAACCGGAGAGCTGGTTGTCGTGGAGATCGATCACGTTTAAGTAAGCGCAGAGAGCGAGCTGCGGCGTGATTTCGCCGGAGAGTTGGTTTGACGAGAGGTTAAGGACGGCGAGGTTGACGAGGTACTGAATCTCCGGCGGGATAACGCCGGAGATCTGGTTTGAGGATAGATCTAAGGACTGGAGGTTTGTGCAGTtggagagaaagggagagatgGTGCCGCGGAGGGAGAGGTTGGTTAGGGAGAGTTTGTAGATTCTTCCGTTGTTGCAGGTAGCTCCGGGGAGGTATGAGGTGAAGCCGGAGCATGGGTTTGTGAAGACGGAGTTCGTCCAGTTACGGAGGTTGCTCGCCGGGTCTTGTAAGCTTTCACGGAGGTTTTTTAAACACGCCTCGTCGTTTGGATCGGCTGTTGTTGGACGTTGTGCCGTTTCTAATGTTAGTAGGATGAGAAAGAGTAACCGGTAGCTAAACCGGTGACTCCTCGCCATTGATTTTTTCAGAGAGGTTTCgaaaaggttgaagaagaagaaaatggaactTTCATGTGAGTGGTGAGGTTAGTGtgttcaacccaaaaaaaaaaaaacggttacAGAAGAAATTTGTAATTGGTAGGGGCGTGTTTTAGCAGAGTAGTGAGGTATTATGCGTAGGATAAGACTTTGATTGTGTTTGGATCTGGCTGGGTGTGAATTATAATAACTTCAGCTGTTTTGAACTTTGATTATTGTATAAATTGTGTATAACCAACAACAGTCATGATTAGATCTTAATCATGCCATCCATTTTCTTTTAGTAAGGAGATCAACTGACAATAATATGTCATGAGTTTTAGAATTGTTCTTTGGTCTTCTTATTAGAAAAGTCACtagtacttcttttttttgttaaaagaataataatattgcAGTGGACAGTATGTGCATCTTTATATAGTGTGACAGATTCAACTTTTTTGAATAAAGTGAATTAAAATGgttttagaaagaaaatcaTGACATCCATtcactgagtttttttttttttttttttattaatagatTTTTTGTCCACTAATTGGGAACCATGTGTAGAGAGAGTCATATCATATGATATAGCTAGTTTAAAACAAGCTTTACAAACACAAGCGTATTGTTTACCGAACAAGAAATGGCCACTAAAGCAAttgcacataattttttttttgtaggagtGGTCCTTAGTAGTGCGTCACACTCTTTTCACTTTCCATTAACAAATCATTAAGAAGATTTACTTTTAAATTGTTCTGTAAACACTAATCTCTTTGAATCGAATAGTTGAcatcatgtagtttgcactttGCAGATGTGTAGTTTTCTACGAAGAGTCGTTTTACTTGTGAGCCCGTTACCAGCCCGttcaaaacttttataaatcCCAATGCAAAACCTAAGTCCAATATCATATGAAATCTTGTGCGTAGTAGTAGATCATGTTAATTGTAACACGTCTATATATAACTAGTATTATTCCCCCCCCCCCTCTCACATATTGGATTTTAATCACAATCCGTTATATTAATTGCAACCGAAAATAATAAGCCTCTCAAATACATATCTTACTGATCTTTTGCATTCTAAAGAAACCAAGTGAGATACGTACGTACCCATCactgatttatgttttataataatgtgCTCTCTTTGAAGAAGCGATGATCTTATATTACTTACACAAATTCTGTATTTACTCATACGTATGATATGCGGTATGCGTTATGTAATGAATGTGAATAAGAAAGTCCCATGCATGctcttataaaaattatttcagTAACCATAACATTATATAACAACTTCACAAGCATGTGTCACCtccttaattgttttttctttcaagttGTTCACGTCTTATCATGTCTCAATCCCCCACTCAAAACCTAACGAAAtcgtataatatatatatagacacatTGTATAGTTAGCTAGTC
The Camelina sativa cultivar DH55 chromosome 6, Cs, whole genome shotgun sequence genome window above contains:
- the LOC104791203 gene encoding inactive LRR receptor-like serine/threonine-protein kinase BIR2, translating into MARSHRFSYRLLFLILLTLETAQRPTTADPNDEACLKNLRESLQDPASNLRNWTNSVFTNPCSGFTSYLPGATCNNGRIYKLSLTNLSLRGTISPFLSNCTNLQSLDLSSNQISGVIPPEIQYLVNLAVLNLSSNQLSGEITPQLALCAYLNVIDLHDNQLSGSIPQQLGLLARLSAFDVSNNKLSGQIPTYLSNRTGSFPRFNASSFVGNKGLYGYPLQEMMMKSRGLSVMAIVGIGLGSGVASLMISFTGVCLWLRITEKKMVEEEGKISQSMPDY
- the LOC104791201 gene encoding pentatricopeptide repeat-containing protein At3g49740-like; protein product: MRKALCLTENLSAIAESSTTLLNLNRRLTGLTRSGENRNALKLFADVHRCTTLRPDQYSVSVAITAAGHLRDTNFGGQVHSYATRSGLLCHSHVSNTLLSLYARLGNLVLLKKSFEEIKEPDVYSWTTLLSACFKLGDIEYAFEVFDKMPERGDVAVWNAMITGCKESGYHGTSIELFQEMHKIGVRHDKFGFATVLSMCYYGSLDFGKQVHSLVIKAGFLVASSVVNALITMYFNCQVVCEACLVFEEADVAVRDQVTFNVVIDGLAGFKREESFSVFRQMLEAGLRPTDLSFVSVMSSCSCLAMGHQVHGLAIKTGYQDYTLVNNATMTMSSSFEDFAAVHKVFESLEEKDLVTWNTMISSYNQAKLRESAMSVYKRMQRIGVKPDEFTFGSLLATSLDLDALEMVQACITKFGLSSKIEISNALISAYSKNGQIEKADLIFERSSQKNLISWNAIISGFYHNGLPFEGLERFLCLLESEVRILPDAYTLSTLLSICVSISSLMLGSQTHAYVLRHGQFKETTLIGNGLINMYSQCGTIQKSLEVFNQMSENDIVSWNSLISAYARHGEGESAVLTYKAMRDEGEVDPDAATFTAALSACSHSRLVEEGLEIFNSMVECHGLIVPNVDHFSCLVDLLGRAGHLDEAESLVKISEKSIGSRVDVWWALFSACAAHGDLKLGKMVAKLLMEKEKNDPSVYVQLSNIYAGAGLWKEAQETREAMNSIGAMKQRACSWMRL